CTCCCAAACAactcttcaaattttcaaattggCAGCAGCTTATAGATCaaggtatatattttttataatacaaatcttttatatatttttttgaattatttttaacaaattttaataaaacagGATTTATTCAATAAGAGAAGGTGGAAAAGTTCttgaatttatatatagtaGCAAACAAACCAAAACAAAAGGGGGATTAATAGCAGGAACAGCCACAACACATTATTATGCTAGTGAAGAATTCAAGATTAAACAACAACACACAAAGTCTTTTACTTGTAGCCCTGAGGAAGTTATTTCAAGTGGAGATTATAAACAATCAACATATTGTCATCTACTTCTTGGTTTATATTATTGTGATGAGATTGAATTTGTCACATCAACTTTTGCATATAGTATAGTTCAAGCATTCAGATCATTTGAAGAGTTGTGGAAGGAATTGTGTCATGATATAAGAGAAGGTACTCTTACTTCAAGAATCAACATAACCAAAGTTCGAAAAGTCCTATTAGGTATGTATcgtttaaaagttttttttatagatatgttTTCATCGAACCAACTCACGTGTGACCCTgactcttttgttttctttttcttgggCCTACCATATGCAAGTTCTTTTACGGTAACGAGCGATAGTGAGACTTGAATATAAGACTTATAGATGATATTAATGCTCGATCATttataagtttaaaattttgttagaaagagttaattttaatttactttactATATTTTCAACACGACCCTTTTCATGTGcctttttgacttttttttctttagccTATCAAGTTCTTTTATAGTGATGAGCGGTAGTGAGACTGGATTTGTCTCCTTGATATTAATGCTCGATCATCtataagtttaaaattttgttagaaagatgtaattttaatttactttactATGTTTTCAACACGACCCTTTTCATGTGCCtttttgactctttttttttctttagccTATCAAGTTCTTTTATGGTGATGAGCGGTAGTGAGACTTGAATATAGGATTTTTCTGGATTTGTCTCCTCGATATTAATACTCGATCATCtataagtttaaaattttgttagaaagagttaattttaatttactttactATGTTTTCAACACGAGCCTTTTCATGTGACttttgactcttttttttttctttagcctatcaagtaaaaaatttattttaataatgagTGTTTGTATAGCTTAAAGAGAAGACCATATGCCTACTCCGATATTAATATTGAAGTGTGTTcgtaacaattttattttaaaaaatttaaccgTTAGaaagagtatattttttaattactttattatGTCTTCAACACATTCCTTCATGTGCCTTGGTTCTTTTTTCTTTGACCTATCacgtgaatttttatttttatttttaatattgagtAATTCTGTAACTTAAACAGATTGAAATACGTTGCCATCTCATTTAAGAACTTAGAACTTTTATGGAAAGCACATGTTTAACTACTTCATTATGTCTCCAACACACCCTTCACATGCCCGCCTCGTTATTTTTGACCTAGCacgtaaaaattattttttagtaacGATTGACTTGAACAAAAGACCTTTTATCTGCTTTGATATCAATGTTAAAATATAGGTATTTACCAAAAAAAGTATTCGTTTTTAATTACTTCATTATGTCTTCAACCAGGTATGATTGTCCCTAATCCAGAGTTGGCATCAAGAATTGAATCAATATGTGAAGAAGTAGAAAAGGAAAATTGGGTTAGTATAATCCCAAAATTATGGCCAAATGTTAAATATGTTTACACAATAATGACAGGCTCAATGCAACCATACTTGAACAAATTAAGACATTATTGTGGGGATTTGCCTTTGGTTAGTGCTGATTATGGGTCCACAGAGAGTTGGATTGGAGTGAATGTGGAACCTTCATCTCCACCAGAGAAAGTAACTTTTGCAATTATACCCACTTTTTCTTACTTTGAATTCATACCACTACATAGAAGTAAGTCTCAAAGTTACAATAATAGCCACAAAGATGCTAATCTTCTAGCAAATGATGATTTTATTGAAGATGAGCCTGTTCCCTTATCTCAAGTCAAGATAGGACAAGAATATGAAATTGTCCTCACTACTTTCACAGGTACTAtataacaatttttcttttttcttgtggtaaaatattttgtggggtgtatattatttgtatcattgttattttaacatatacacttttttaaaaaaaaaaaaaatctttgtgTGCTTACCAACTTTGAAATATGTGGTGTCTTTAAGTCATGCCTAACTTCATACAAAAATGTCTAGAGTTGTTTTGAAGTTTGGTAGACTTGTAAATTCTATATATGAATAGTGAGTATGACTCAAGTGATTTTACTAAAATAGGATATATTTGTGCATTTTGGTCTAGCATGTATCTATTTTAGGGTTTTGACTTATGGAATTCGTATCACATAAGGCCTCTtgattagtatttatttattttttacattcaAAGATTAGAAGCTGAACCTTTGATAAaggttgaaattttttatcCATTCCATCGTAACACATGGTGGTCTAAGTTTTAGTGTTAACTTTTTCCAATATATTCCTACTATTTATGCCCCATACATATAGcattaattcttttttgcttgtcatttcatgaaaatatttctCTACTTACCACCAACCATATAAGTTAGATATTTGGATGACTATTtcgataaatataaataaaatttatatataaacttgAACATGCGAGTATAATAAATTacttagaaaatatgataatataaaaagattCTTTATAATGTCAGTATATATTGAAGTACTTAAACTCTATTTTAAGACCACATCAAGCACTATACATCAATTATTTGTAGTGACATGGATAGTGAGTATATCATCTAGTTAAATATTAACATGGTGTGTCTGAGATTCCAAGAACAAGGGACTTATCTTGTCCTTTTCATATTGCAAAAATTTtgccataaaaaaaaaaaaaaaaggagggtGGGTGGGGGTGGGAAATTACAAAATCACTAAATGGTAACTCTAAATAATCAttcataataatttgaatggtaacaaaacaaagaagaaaagtgATTTGATTCCTCTTGTTACATATGTATGTATGTCAGTGTATAtaccttaaattttattttcttttgactAACTAAACCGTTATATGTAGGTCTTTATCGGTATAGACTAGGGGATGTAGTAGAAGTTGCTGGTTTCCACAAGAAGACCCCCAAACTCAACTTTATATGCAGGAGAAAGCTGATATTAACAGTAAACATCGATAAGAATACTGAACAGGACCTTCAGTTAGTGGTGGAGAGAGGTTCGCGAATACTAATAAGCAAGTCAAGAGCTGAGCTAGTAGACTTCACAAGCCATGCAAATGTATCAAAAAGACCAGgccattatgtgatctattggGAAATCAAAGGTGATGTTGATGAAAATGTTTTTGGAGAGTGTTGTAGGGAGATGGATGCATCTTTTGTTGATCATGGATATGTTGtatcaagaaaaacaaattcaattgGACCATTAGAACTTTGCATTGTGGAAAGAGGTACTTTCAAGAAGATTTTGGAACATTTTATTGGAAATGGAGCAGCATTAAGCCAATTCAAGACTCCAAGATGCACTAGCAACCAAGTACTATTAAGAATCCTTAATGTATGTACCATTAAAAGGTTTTATAGCACAGCTTATGGTTGATACAATGTTTTTGTAACATAAGTGATCAATTTGCATtgatatttactttatttatatgtcgttttcattaaaaacaaattattcaaaacagttgttttattaaaaaaaacatcaatatatatctaattgtgtatgtttttctcattttgctcctagtataaaaaaaactaagtgAAGAACACATACACATACTTAAATATTGTGATTGTTTAGATTAACTTTCTTTCTATATATTGATGAAGATGAATTAAGGGCAAAACagaaaatattgtaatttatatgtcgtcttcattaaaaataaattattcaaaacagttgtcttattaaaaaaacatcaacatatatCTAATTGAGTATGTTTTTCTCATTTTGCTCCTAGTATAGAAAATCCAAGTGAAGAACACATACACATACTTAAATATTGTGATTGTTTAGATTAACTTTCTTTCTATATATTGATGAAGATGAATTAAGGGCAAAACAGgaaatattgtaatttatatgtcgtcttcattaaaaataaattattcaaaacagTTGTCTTATTTAAAAAAGACATCAATATATATCTAATTGTGTATGTTTTTCTCATTTTGCTCCTAGTATAGAAAATCTAAGTGAAGAACACATACACATACTTAAATATTGTGATTGTTTAGATTAACTTTCTTCCTATATATTGATGAAGATGAATTAAGGGCAAAACtggaaatattataatttatatgtcgtctttattaaaaataaattattcaaaacaactgtcttattaaaaaaaatcaatatatatctaATTGAGTATGTTTTTCTCATTTTGCCCCTAGTATAGAAAATCTAGTGAAGAACACATACACATACTTAAATATTGTGATTGTTTAGATTAACTTTCTTTCTATATATTGATGAAGATGAATTAAGGGCAAAAcatgaaatattgttattttaggaataagtaacaaattaaaatggacTACAATGCcagtcattttataaaatttatacataaattatcatattttacctattatatCCTTAATAGAATAGTTAATCAATCTTGAAAATGTAGtatttattataaagttgacttaagaaaacattaaataaaagtGAAAGGGTAAAGTTACATCATTACTGAATGCAAGTGCAAAGTAAAAGgtgacatataaaatgggacGATAGGAGTATTTATCTTTTTACAAAATCAATGCATAAATGACATTGTTCTTCCAATTTTACcctttaaaaattattagttttgaaagtataaattttttcaatataaaaaatctaaaaaaaattcatgttcaTTAGTCAAATCagttaatcaaaataaattaattcatgtttatttattaaaaattaacttcaaaaaaaaatcaaataagggCATTATAATAAACGTAACTATCTTCTTAAAGAATATGAGATCTAAAACGATAGtaactaaataaaattttaaaatataatggacAAATAAATATGAACAGACGGATTACTCAACCAGTCATATGAATAGTCCAATCTTGATGGACATGTCATTGTTAATTATTGGACCAAATTACATGTAACATTTAGGGATTGTAGTCCCAAAAAGTTTATCTATCACTTACCACAAGTTGTTTGAAATTTGAACCACATATACTTTcttcattatatattatttaaccTCCATacatgttaaaaataaattgttcattttatttttctaatttaaaataaatttaaagaatttttattaaacttttttataGTATCGATGTCACAAtcaaaaattacaaatcatAATGATATCTACGTTTTCATTCGATAGATAAGTCAATCCAATAACTTAACTAATTCAACATAAACGTGAAAAGATAAGTAGcaaaaaaatatctataatactaaaataatagtattcagttttaaaattttaaagtatcATTGATATAGATAAAATTGTATGTATATAGATTTTATATACCATGGAGATAGACAATATTAAAGATTGTATTAATGATTTAGGGGATTTCAAACTCTACTTGAGCTGCTAAGTTCAAACTCTACTGAAATAActgaatattattttcttataatttaaatttaaaaaatccttCAAAGATCTTTTATGTGTAAAAATATCTCTTTAcataaataaaagggaaaatgctCAAATATGCCATCAAACTTTCAGAAAAGGCTCATTTATGTCATAAGTCAAAAATttggctcatttatgtcattaccgTTAAAGAAAAGGCTCATTCATGCCATTAATTTTTAACGGTGGTTTTGCAAAACTATATTTGACACGTAGCCAATTATAATTCGgtcacgtcatcaatttttttaattaaaaaaaacataattcagaaaaaaaattgaattaatttttttaaaaaaataaattgatgacgTAGTCGAATTATAATTggccacgtcatcaatttttaaattaaaaaaattaaaattctgaataaaaattgatttttttaattataaaaattgaattttttattaaaaaaattaatgatgtggatgaattataattgatcacgtgtcaaaaatgatttttgtaaAACCACCGTTAAAAGATAATAgcatgaatgagtcttttctttaacgataatgacataaataagCCAAATTTTTAACTGATGACATACATGAGCCTTTTCTGTAAGTTTAATGGCATATTTGAGTCTTTCtgtataaaaattgataaatttataaaactctaaacaaaattatttatatttttcaatatttaattaaataacaacatatataaaaattatacgaCACTAAAGGAGGGTGCATGAATATGACAACACAATTACAAGTTGCTAGgacaaattaatataaatacaataaatacaaatatgaaaaaaggtCAATTATACTGTGGCTTTCTGAAATAATGAATTCACAAACTACTTAATTAATTGCTGCCAACACATCTAGGTCCCAACAGTTAAATGACAGGGATACGAataaattcagaatttaaaatttataaatattattttaaaagttttaatgtcaaaatgtttatacttttatattaaatgatcatctcttctttttattacaatttacaaaaagaaaatgtaaatttatgtttcagataaaaaaaaataatagtaataatatatccagtataattttataaataaaatttaagaaaattaaagtttACTTAGACCTTATTCATATCTTGTAGAAATAAAGTTCACTTGAAAAAAAGTGAAACAATtcgaaaagaaaaatacaaaagacataacaaacaaataatttaaaaaaaacattacataatattcaaaaaataacaattaagaacaacaataaaataatacgagaatattactaatatataataatagaagTCAAAATACTAAGagataacatataataatagaaatCAGATTAATTTAACTCAATCGAActcaataattcaaatttattttttaaattaagattttaaattttaactctattttttatataataattagaaaaaCCTTTCATATCCGATCATTCTTCACCATCAAAATGAGGgagaaaatgatagaaaattacAGACAAAAGTGCACGTTGTTAAAAAGATATGGACGGTGCATATTTAAAAAGCGTAAGCGATACGtcaagttaatttatttatatatagtagatgttaaatttatatattattttttatatttaattttatatcctttttaatgaatttaaataaattaaacttaatATATGTTGAAAACATAGCATTTTctattcaaattaattagacTTCGATTAAACGTTGACAATTtgaaacataatatattttatgaaatttcatattcagaacttgaaattaaaacattaataaatattacgcgacaaaaaatttgaaaaaacgaAAACGTGGACAATTTGGTAGCAcatattctataattttttttcttaataaaacaaaaaaaaatgaatagttATTCTTGTACTGTGAAACTTGTTTTTATTTACACAGAAAATTTAATCATTGATACTTAGAAAACTATAATTATCATCACCAACAAAAAACTTTTATTGATTTTGTATGATTATAAATCGTACATTCTTGTCATATTATTTGATTagatttcataataataatgcacGTTATCTGATCATACAACTGGAATTTTTTTATATCCTGGAcaacaactaaaaataaataaattagatcataaaatcatatatatttttaataattattaaggTATTATATATAGGTGAACAATTTGTATGAAAATGACATTTAATTGTATGAAAATGACATTTAAtcctagagacacacttatactatattaagacCCTATTActctcctgaacttattttataagtaattttttacccctttttgacTTACGTGTCACTAACTTGAAAATAAAAGTCAACCAACGCTTGGcctacaagatagtgccacgtagactgaaaagggatagaaaattattaataaaatttgttcAGGGgagtaatagaaccttagtatagtacaagtgtgtctctgagattacgggcataggttgaggaggtacttgtgcgTTATCCCTTAATTTTACCATTACTTCATTGCTAGTTATTTTCGTTGTGttgaaaagaggaaaaaaaatcatagcatttaaaaatttatttgatgagtgtataaataaaatagttcTTCACTAGCatcaaagaaataaataataaccaAACATTACTATTTGTCGTGTTTCATGACcaaattaatcattttcatttttctaaattttagtTAATACAACTTACTAAGATAATTAAAAACATCTAAACTACTACAAGTTCTGTATTAGTaaccataaaattattttcatgcaCTAACAATGTAAAAGTTATTTACACAATCAGATCACTATAAAAGTATTAAAGTCATGTATATGTTTGTGTATATCAATTGAAAATGTATATATGATCTACAAATATACATGATATGTACATGTAATATACATTCTCGAGGTAATATTTTCCACATCGATTTAGGTCTAAATTTTGATTCCATACTAATCGAAATCTCCGGCAATGCTCCTTAACGTTTGTATATAGCTTCGCGCTCTCGTTGATTCTCAACCACACTCACTTAAAATACtactcaaaatattaaatttcgAGTTTAATTGTGATTTTCAAAATCGAAAATCGAGTTTAATTTTACATTTGGGCTTTTCACATTGACCTTCTTTTCTAGAAGCCCAACTATTTTAAATGGGTTAGGCCCAATTCATATGCAAAATCTAGTTCTGTTATATCCAACCATAAGCTTTCATGAAGTATTAGTGTAAAAGTTGTTTACATAGTTAAGTAATTAGTATGTAATTAAGAGTAATTATATCTATTAGAATTGAAAggttaaaaaatatagaaagtaATTTGGTGTAACATGTTAAATTATATTGACGGATTTAAATTATATGTGGTATTTTCGAtatggagaaaaatatttttcgattTTCTCAAAGTTTGATTGGTCAagattttcagaaaatattttgtttagaaaattaagttctttaaagatgaagaaaataacttctctaataaaattacaaaaaacaaATTTGACGAATGACTTCATACTGATTGTGTCCGCCACACCTTCCAACATACCTCACTACGATGATGCGATTATTGACCGTTTTCAAAATCTTAAAAATGCGTTTAGATAATATGCTTATTACCacattaatgaattttaaaaataccaAAGTTTGTACTTTGCTATCATTTATGGAATATTAAACTTACCTCGTGAttcaccaaaaaataaatatccttgttgaacaataaaaaaaataatgaaataaacaaaccaAAAACTGAATATTCCAAACATTGGAgattcatatataattaacaagaaaaaattCATAGAAATAATCCCCATTATAAAATCTTAGTACTTTccgtttaattaattaattaattttcttaccTATATATTCCACTTCATTACACAATACACAATTCCTCCACTTCCTATAAGTCCAATATTTGtcttatatatattacaaaccaaaacaataatcaagaacaaACACTATGAGTTCCATTTCTTCTCATGATTCACAAAATGACATAAATTGTTATCGTGTTTATGTCTCGTTTTGTGGCAAAAATTCTAACGATAACATGTCGAATTGGATATCATGTTACTACCCTTCAACGAATTCCTGGAATACTCATGTCACATCTATTCCAGGTCTTCTGGAGAATCATGTCCTCAAGGATTTCACGATTACTGTTATTGGTGAGGAGATTTTTGTAATTGGAGGACGACAATGTCACAAGGATGTAAATGGTAGTATGGAAAATAATAACGTTCACGAAATCGATATAGAAATTCTTCCTTCGGTACTAAAGTACAATGTTTGTAAAGATTGTTGGACTAAATGTGCACCTTTAAAAACTCCAAGGTTTAATTTTGCATGTATGACTTCTAAAGACGGCAAAATTTATGTAGCTGGTGGACAAACAACATTTGATGGTGCTAAGGGTACCTCTTTGGCTGAGGTTTATGATCCTATCTTAGATGAATGGAAGCAACTACCTAACATGAGCACCACGAGGTATGGACTGAACTGTGTGACTATCTCGTCAAATTATAATAAGTTGTTACGATAAGagtatatttttagttatttgtgtTATATTATGACTCAAAACACTCCTTCTATAGacctaattattttaatacatcAAATAGAATACTTTTTGGAGTTTCACTACACAACATATCTAAGTGCTTACAAAAACCATGACAAAAAGCAATataatcttcatttttttaaaaaattacgcggttaagcaaacttatactatttaattactcatcatagctatagtttgctataattatcactcgcgactaacattatacattaatttcgTGGGATGactttgaatttgtataattagtcacgttcattagaatatacaaatacatatgtataatatacaattatctaaccgatataaatatacaattcacctctctctcactctctgccctctctcgctcatctctctctcctCCCTTTCCTAATCtctcttgtcatatatacaaatgcatatgtataatatacaataacctaaccgatatacatatataattcacctctctcccactttttgccctctctcgctcgcctctttcCTCTATCttccagtctcgctcgcctctcctCCTACCTATTACATGTATCTACGAATTGCATTATTAAACTATAGCTATGTAGAATAATTAGGTTATTTTTTAGTGACTCTATGTGAAAGTtcctcttctttctttctttttttttccaaaattttagcCAAATCATTCCATAATATGTGCatatatattatcaataatGTATATATAGCATATAAAATCATCAGTACTTGTTATACAATAAGTATACATGGACCACGATGGTTACAAATGGTACTTAATCGCTAGGTGAGTGAAAATCTTGATATAATACATATTGAGTTGCGTAACCATCTTatcaaaaaatcattatttagaAAGTTACTCGATTATATTATGTCTCAACAGGTACAAGTGTATTGGTGTGTTATGGCAAGAGAAATTTTATGTAGTGGGGGGATTTGCCAGAAGAGAAAACACTCATGATACTCATCAAGGACCCTACATTATGGAAAGAAGTTCTGCTGAAGTGTACGATCCAGATCGCGACACGTGGGATTACATGGCTAGGATGTGGGACCTAGATGTGCCACCTAATCAAATAGTGAATATTGATGGGAAGCTCTATAGCTCAGGTGATTGTTTAAACACATGGAAGGGACATATTGAGTCCTATGATGGGAAACACAATTTATGGTACATAGTGGATGGTTCAAGTTCACCAATTTCTATATTAGATGACACACACAATAATTGGCCAAATTTGGAAAGAATGTTTTGCACTATGGCTCCTATAGGGACAAAGTTGTACTTTTTGGCTGGTTATAGAAATATGTTGGGTGATAACTACATAACAAGAACAAGAAGTGAAGTACATGTTTTTGAAACAACAACAAATGGGAATGGATGGAGAAGTTTAATTGAACCATTAGAGGAACAAGGGGAAAAAGAGCTTTGTAGCCATTCTTGTGTTATGAAATTGGATACTTGACTATATTTCATCTTGGCTTGTTTACACTATTATCAAATAATAGTCAAAATTATCTATCGTATATCCTTATCGAAAATAGAATTGACAATCGATATACACATTGAAGGCAAATGTTACATTGACTTTTCTTTCGAAGCTACGTAtaactaattaaaattattttgattatacCAGGTCCTTCATTTACTATAGATAtcactacaataaaaataatttttagcggcattaaatgttgacactaataaagagtgctaacgtttttaccggcattagttaagtgacattagaaccaatgtcgctaaaggctttttagggacatatacaaagagtgacaattgccgctaaaaatacatatttagtgacaattaaaaattaaatgccgcaaataatcatttttattatagtaataatCCACTAATTTACCACCCTATTGATATTActcattcaaaaataaaatgcttcgtattaaaaaaaattatatttaattaattaa
The sequence above is a segment of the Solanum lycopersicum chromosome 10, SLM_r2.1 genome. Coding sequences within it:
- the GH3-10 gene encoding putative indole-3-acetic acid-amido synthetase GH3-10, whose translation is MEPSLDKSNYYTDTDEMINWFEKSAENAAAVQRQTLRRILELNHGVEYLKKWLGDIRLQDENAMESLYATMVPLASHADFEPYIHRIADGEKAPLLTQDPMRTLSLSSGTTEGRQKFVPFTHHSSQTTLQIFKLAAAYRSRIYSIREGGKVLEFIYSSKQTKTKGGLIAGTATTHYYASEEFKIKQQHTKSFTCSPEEVISSGDYKQSTYCHLLLGLYYCDEIEFVTSTFAYSIVQAFRSFEELWKELCHDIREGTLTSRINITKVRKVLLGMIVPNPELASRIESICEEVEKENWVSIIPKLWPNVKYVYTIMTGSMQPYLNKLRHYCGDLPLVSADYGSTESWIGVNVEPSSPPEKVTFAIIPTFSYFEFIPLHRSKSQSYNNSHKDANLLANDDFIEDEPVPLSQVKIGQEYEIVLTTFTGLYRYRLGDVVEVAGFHKKTPKLNFICRRKLILTVNIDKNTEQDLQLVVERGSRILISKSRAELVDFTSHANVSKRPGHYVIYWEIKGDVDENVFGECCREMDASFVDHGYVVSRKTNSIGPLELCIVERGTFKKILEHFIGNGAALSQFKTPRCTSNQVLLRILNVCTIKRFYSTAYG
- the LOC101257905 gene encoding F-box/kelch-repeat protein At1g16250-like encodes the protein MSNWISCYYPSTNSWNTHVTSIPGLLENHVLKDFTITVIGEEIFVIGGRQCHKDVNGSMENNNVHEIDIEILPSVLKYNVCKDCWTKCAPLKTPRFNFACMTSKDGKIYVAGGQTTFDGAKGTSLAEVYDPILDEWKQLPNMSTTRYKCIGVLWQEKFYVVGGFARRENTHDTHQGPYIMERSSAEVYDPDRDTWDYMARMWDLDVPPNQIVNIDGKLYSSGDCLNTWKGHIESYDGKHNLWYIVDGSSSPISILDDTHNNWPNLERMFCTMAPIGTKLYFLAGYRNMLGDNYITRTRSEVHVFETTTNGNGWRSLIEPLEEQGEKELCSHSCVMKLDT